TTTTTCGCTCTTCATAAATTTAgctttattgattttttaaaaaaaaaatagaaagatttAGCTGAAATTTTTTCTAATGTGTCTTGTTTTTCTTTAAACCGTAGTCCAATATTCTTCTTTTTGTATGTTATTTGACTAATTCTGAAAACCAACTGtatcaaaataaagaaaaaaaaaataagagtttGAAATTCTGGCGCTTCGAAGATGTCGCAACCCCTTCCCCTAATCCCCAAACACCAAACTGCACCTCCTCCGCCTCACGCTGGCCAGCCACTGCGACCTGCTGCCGTCGCTCAAACGCCGCCTCGTCCTACAGTCATCTACTTTGAGAACTTCCCAGTTAACTGGTTTTATTCAGATTTGCAGAGAGCTTTTGCTAAATACCTAATTCGTGGTAGGGTTACTATTGCACGTAAACTTAATCGTTCGAACCGAAGATTTGGATTCCTTCATCTTGAGCCGGATCAAGATTTCAGAGATACGCTTTATCGTATGAATCACGTTCATATTGGGGCGCTGAATATTAGGGTTTTTGTGGCAAAATTTCCTAACCCTAATCCATCACCCATGTAATCTTCTTTGAAACCTTTAATCCCGGCTAAGGCTAGGGTTTTCAAACCGTCCATCAGGGATTCAAGATCAAACGCCCAGGTTGTTAACAAGGACCCTATTGTTTTCAATCCAACGCAGGACCCCTCCAAGCATGATCTTTGTTCTGTCATTGTTACTATCTCAGATTATGCTGATTTGCTGAATATTGCGGCTTATCTTCAGAATAGAGGCATTAATTACGAATCCTTTTTACTGCTTGGAGGAAAGCATATCCTGATTAACTTTTACAATAAAGATGATAAGGAACAGTTTTACAAGCTTTTCGCTTCTCTGTCACCACTTTTTGGCTCCCTATCTCCGTGGAATGGTTCTTTTACTTCGGGGGAGCGGTTTGTATGGATTACCATCTCAGGTATTCCACTAATGGCTTGGGAGGAAGAATTATTCAAGATTATTGGCAACAAACTAGGAAACACAATCAGTGTTCATCCACCGATACTCTCTAAGGAGCGTATGGAATCTGGTTCGGTTCTAATTTCAACATCTCCTTCTCGCATTGAATGTGAGATTCCTATCTTGGTCAATGGCTCAGATTTTATCATTAATGTTTATGAAACGGAGATCCCATTTGTAATGGATAACTCAGTGGAGTCATCTCAATCAGATTCAAAATTCTCATCAGCTCATGAAGATGAAACTAGCGCCTCTCGTCCTGAGTTTTCAGATGCTCACGCTACTGCTTCAACTGCAAACATCTCAACCAGTAGCAGGAATCCAGATGTTGTTCCTGAATCATCGGAGGATCTAAACTCTATCAACTCAAAGGCTACATTCCCTTACCCAGACCTGATATATTTCTCTCAGCGAAAAAAAACCAAGGCATTACATAATACCGGTTCAGTTTCTACATGTTCTAAAGGTTCAAGGGAATTCCATTCAGAATCTGAAAACATTATTCAAGATTGTACTAATCGTATTAGACTTTCCTTACAGAATGATGGACTAGAAGAGGAAGCAAGAAAAACATGGGAAGCAGGTTTGAGCTTAGGCCTGTTTGCAGCAGATAAAGAGAGTGATATTGTTACTTTCTTCTCCCAACAAATCCAAGGCAGCAGGAAGCTTCAACAGATTTAATCTGTTAGTTTTTTTCCTCAaggttttgatatatttttatgtcGTTTCcattcaattttatttcttgGAATTGTCGTGGGGATGTTACTTTTGCTCGTAAACAGAGAGCTATCCGTTCTTTTATTTCACAGCATCATTTATCTTTAGTTGGCTTAAGTGAGACTAAACGAGAATCAATTGATGACTTCACTGTCAGTCGTTGTTGGCCTAACTGCGAATACATCTACTGTTTTCCCCCTTCAACAGGAGCCTCTAGAGGTTTACTGTGCATTTAGGACAAGAATTTCTTCTCCGTTTCTCATTCTGTTATTTTTCCAAGGTGGAtttgtattgattttatttgttcAGGAGTTCCTTTTCGCTATATTTTGGTTTACGGGTGTTCTACCGCAGCAGATAGAGTTGCTCGTTGGTCAGCCATTCTTCCTGAACTTCAGACTGATTTACTTTGCTTCTTGGTAGGGGACTTCAATGAAATTCTGCTTCCGACAGAAAGGCTTAACTGTTCTAGCTATTCTACTGGTATGATACAATTTGGTGATTTTATTCAAGCTTCTAATCTTATCGAAGTAAATCTTCAGGGTCATCTTTTTACGTGGAACAACAATCACTCTCGTTCCAAGATCGATAGATGTTTTCTTTCAGCTAACGCTTTCATCTTATGGCTTAATCTTTCCTTATCCACTTTGGCAAGAAACTTCTCAGACCACTATCCTCTTTTATTTCGTTCGGCTGCGAGTATTGACTAGGGTCCAAAGCCGTTCAAATCGATTAATGCTTGGTGGTCTAATTCTTCTTTTCATGAATTTGTGGCTAACTCTTGGAGAGATATTTCGGCATCCCCTGGAATTGATGGATTGGCTTCTAAGCTGAGATTGCTGCGCCAGTTAATCAAAACTTGGAATGTCAATTGTTTCGGCAACCTAAACACTAGATATGAGGAAACCCAGACGTCGATTGATAACTTAGAAACATCTGCAGATTCCCGCCCTCTTTCTGACCAGGAAGTGGCTGAGCTTATGAGTTTACGTGGAGAGCTAAATTCAGTTTCTAAGCAACAAAAGTCGCTTTGGTACCAAAAGTCTAGATtgaattggaatttttttggcGATAGGAATTCCAAATTCTTTCACACCGTTGCATCGGTTCATTCTAGCAATAACCTTGTTTCTGAGATAGTAGTAGAGAATCAACGTTTTACGACTCCAGAGACCATCAAACTTAATGTTCATCTTTACTACAAGGATCTTTTTAAATCTCCTGTTAAAATAGACTTTTCCCTTGATTCTTTGCCTATTCAAAGATTGACTGTTGAGCAAGCTGCTAGTCTTTCAGCGCAATTTTCGGAGGAGGAGATCTTTCTTACTTTGCTGGGTTGTGAGTATAACAAAGCTCCAGGGCCTGATggattcaattattttttctataaaaaagcATGGAAGATCATTAAACATGACATTCTCGAACTGTTTAATAACTTTCATCATACAGGTGCTTTCCCTGCTGATCTGAACACTGCTTTTTTGGTCCTTATTCCGAATAGGAAGGGCGCTACAGACATCAAGGATTTTTGGCCAATTAGCTTGATTAACGGAGTTTTTAAATTGCTTTCAAAGGTTCTGGCTAACAGGTTATCTCCTTTACTTCCTCTTCTCATCTCAGAAAATCAATTCGTTTTTATTAAGGGTAGAAATATCCATGATTGTCACATGCTTGCATCGGATTTGATTCATCTTGTTCATATTCGGAAGGAGTCGGTTTTTCTCCTAAAACTTGACTTCAGGAAAGCTTTTGATTCGATTTCCTGGGATTTCATCCTTAAAATGATGACTAGAATGAATTTGATGTTACTTAGATTAATTGgattgtttctttttttaagtCTTCCCAGTTATCAGTTCTTGTGAATGGAAGTCCTAGTAAGAATTCCACTATGCATAGAGGGGTCAGACAAGGCGATCCTATTTTTCCTATGTTCTTTGTTCTTGCAGTTGAAGGCTTAAAAGCGCTTTTCGAAAAGGCTATTGACTTGGGTCTTTTAGATGGAATTCATGTGGATGGCTATGCAGTGCCTATTTCTATCCTGCAGTTTGCAGATGATACGCATTTATTTGTTCCTAAAGATTTGAAGATGGTCAAAAATTTACTTCGGATTCTTAGATGCTTTGAATTGGTTTCTGGGcttcaaattaattattagatatCATCTATCATTGGTATTAATGTAGATGATAATTCTCTTGATGAAGCTTCTCGCATCCTAAACTGCAAAATAGAAAAATTGTCGATCACATATCTTGGGTTACCGCTCTCATTGAAGCCGGTTAAAGCTAAGAAGTGGGATCCTGTAATTAGAACTTTTCTTCTCAACGAGCGGGGTGGAAGGGTAATTTATTGTCTTCGGCTGGTCGCTTAACTTTGATTAAATCTGCTCTCTGTAGTCTTCCTGTGTACTATCTCTGTACTTTTAACATTCCCAATTCAGTTGTTCTATCTCTAGAGCGATTGATGCGTCGCTTTCTTTGGAACGAGTCTGTCTCTTCAGCGTGGTTTAGTAAAGTTTCTTGGATTGATGTTTGTTTGCCGTTTACTGAAGGTGGATTGAATATAACTCCTTTGAGAACAAAAAATCAAAGTTTGCTTCTAGAGTGGATTTGGAAGCTAATTACTGCGGATAAAAATTCATTCTGGTTTCTTGTTATTTCTTGTAGCTCCGGGTTCAAAAACTGGTTTGATTTGGAAGAGATAGCAGCGCAGAGATTATCGCATTTATGGAAAGGGATAGTTTCAGTTTGCTTTAAAAACTCTCAGGTCCGGGACCTGTTTCTTTCCCATCTTGGCAGCAGAATTTGTTCAGGGAGTAATactcgcttttggcatgattcatgGGCTGATGCTTCAGctcttcttcatttatttcCAGATTTATTTCAGCTGAGTAGGGGTCCGCAGCTTTCTGTAGCGGACTGCTTTGATTCAAGCCGGAATTCATACCAATTTTCTTAGCAGCGTGGTCTTCGTCTTGGCGAACAAGAGCAATTCCAATCCCTGCATAATTTGATTTCTGACCGCACTCCTTCTTCTTCAGGCACAACGGATGTCTTTAATTGGCAAGGGAAAAGCTTCTCTTCGGCAGCTTTTAACTCAGCTTGGTTTAATGCTTCTCGGCATCAGGTTTCATGTTATGGGAGATTCTGGAAGTTTAAGCTCCCTCCGCGAATCAATTTTTTCATGTGGCTTCTAGCTAGAGATCGGATTTCTTCAAATATTATGTTGATTCATAGGGGTGTCTCGCTTATAAATGCTAGCTGCACGTTTTGTTCGGAAGATGAGACAAGCATTCATATAATTCTCCATTGTCGGTTTGCTTGGCACACTTGGAATCCAGTCTTGAAGCGTTGTAATATTACATGGTCAGCTCCTAACTCAATTCATCAGTTTTTCGATTTCTGGAGTTCCTTATGTAACAGGCGGTTTCGATATCTTTGGCAAACCATTTGGTTTTTCTTCATTTGGGAGTTGTGGAAAGTGAGGAACAAGCGAGTTTTCAGCCAAGATTATATGGACAACGACACATTGGTTTACCAAACTATTTGCAAAGCTGTGATTTTCTACAAAGATAACAACAAAGGATTTGATTATTCGGCTAATGATGTTTATAgaaatttatcttttttctgTAATTTCTTGTAGCCGGTCTTTCTTGTAAAGACTTTTTGCCTTCCACGGCTTTGTggttgtgctaattcattaatcatttatccaaaaaaaactgtatcaaaatatttgTCACTATTTGTACTTATATTATCTGAAATATGCTTTGAAAAATCTGAGTTAACCAAATTTTTCCATGTATGAAGAACTAAAATATACACAGTTGTCAAACCtccggaccggccggttcgcTCGGAAAAACCGGGAACCGATTAGGTCAGCGGTTAGGGTTGCACTAATTATCCCTATATTTATAGAGTCGTTGTTTCTTATCGAACCGGCCGGATTATTTTCAACGATTAAACCGGAAAACCGAGGTCCGGTTCGATCAGAAAACAAAAATCTTCGCATgctcttaataaaaaaaaataacacagCCGCGCTATGGCTAGAACCCAGCTCCATTGTGGAGAATACTACATTTAGTAACACCAAACTAGTAGATTCTATATTTTTAGGCTtcatttatactatatatatatatatatatatatatatatttggttttatattttttttatatatcttaCTATATAAAGTATTTGTTTcgcataaaattatattaataattattaaatagtttattatttttaaattccgGTTTAACCCCTGCTCAACCCCGGTTAAACCTCTGATCTTTTACCCTCTGTGTTCCCCGGTCAATAACCGGGTCGCTTTTAACAACGTTGAAAATATCTATATAAGCAGAAATCTCCTTTAATATTTCAATGCTAGTATCGTCAGTTGAAGGCTTTCCTACTTTGTTTTGATGttcaattacaaaaataatttatgcatTAAGCTTCATTTCATTAATTTTGTACATAGTAAcattttcaaataattatttatttatgactTTCTTTAAACAAGGGTTATGTCTGTCATATGTTATCAGTAGGGTTCGCTTTAATTTATAGACATATTTTGGTCGTTTATGACTATTCTGTTTTATCTTGAAAAATACTAAACATGTGGTTTATGAGTAATGGGTCCTTCaagttttcatttttaattctttttagaggaaattatttatcaaaaaaaaaaaattattacaaagcTACAtgttgaattttttcatttacaaaaatattaataatatttacaaaagtataaaaaaataaaaaataatatcaaatatacggtgtatactgtgggtataatgtcagtatactaataaactaacattatcaacattatacaaaaattataccgacattatacatattaattttttttttaatattaaataaaaatttaccaaaattacatcaaatcgtatactaaaaactgaattaataatataccaaaattataccaaaagtgtacacatcaaaatatactgaaattttattattatatcaacattacatcacatcgcatactaaatattaacctaacaatatactaaaattataccaacgatatacaaattctctagttcattaccaactatagtgaaaagtacatataaaaaaaatacatgttatcaactagaaaatatatataaaaatttataatcgatatatcgaaaatatactgaaattatactaataataaactaaatattatttttaaattatctgatttatagttttagtattccaaaattataccataattatagcggcattatacaaatcgtacttttgtaattaattttcattttttgatacttttataattaattttaaatcagtcgtatttttataaataaaaaaaatttacaagtacttttgtaaatatttttaaaattttagatacttttgtcatcgtcccttcTTTTTAATTACTCAACAATGTATACTACTATATAATGTGACAAATGCAAtaacaatttaatacaaaatcaTAAACTATTACTATAGTATAAATATGATAAGAAATTGCAGTTGTCAGTAGttctaaaaaatattaacaaagagttaataataaattaataaaattgttttattagcAGTCAAAAATTCATTCAGCAATCGCTCACTACTACATTGCTGTAAATAATCTGTGCAcaataatttatctatttttttttataaaacatacAAATATATCGCCAAAAACTAATTTTAAGTGTTTGATATGTCAATTTTCCGAGTTCTAACTATTACTTTCAAGAATCAAACGAAATAAATGAAgtgttttattaataaaaataggccaaatgacaaaaaaaaggtcaaacatttaatGAGAGTTCCACAAAAgttcaaaccttttaattttatccaatttgtcctgaaacgcatgatttcgtttcagtTTTGCCCAATCatgtaattttgctcatgtggcgcctacgtggcgtTGTTGTGGCAATGTCACACATCAGCGCCATATAAGAAAAATTATGTAGttggaaaaaattgaaatgaaatcacgtgtttcaggacaaattggataaaattgaaagatttaaacttttatgaaatttttataaaaggtttaacctttttagttatttagccataaaaataaaatacaattttgtaccttaaattatttttataataattagcACCTATTTGgagaaatattgtttttataatagcataaatattttgataataatgtataaattttcattaaataaaataaagggttaattacatataaaatcaccacatttacacgaaattgcaaaaataacacgacctttaaaacgtgtcaattcagggcaccacctttcatttcttttcaaaaataacacaggcacatttttagtggcatttttgctgacgtggcgtgacacgtggcatTCTCATTGGGTGtacaagtcagcaaaattttatcaaaaaacgtgtccatgttgtttttgaaaaaaaataaaaggtgatgccctgaattgacacgttttaaaggtcgtgctatttttgaaaattcgtgtaaaggtgatgattttatatgtaattaaccctaaaataaataatcttataaaattatatgatattttcttcgaactaatttatcataaaataaattaagagcaaaatagattttatttagaattatttttattaatgagTTATGAATAaagacaattatttttttaatcatctaTTTAGCTAGCTTAACATTTATGTCCACTAAACTGAATTAAATCAAGCAAAATAAAACTATGTAGAAAtgaaactttattaaattttaatgctATTATATATCGAGAATTTGAATTTGATATATTTGATTATAGCcattagtaatttttatttctttgaaaaataattttatatatccaTACTTATTActcaatcaataaaaatatcTGTAAGAACTCACTAAAACACAAATTTCTACTTgattaaataagaataattatagtttgttttaattaagtaactcattttaattaaacaaataaaatctattaatattcatttttagggaaaatttattttttggtttaatcAGGTAGGTTAATTAGGGTGTAATTTAGGGAAAATTTATTTACctattcataattttatatgtttgccAAATATATTACTCCATATTTtaaaatcttatatatatatatatatatatagattatcttttcatatttttaccaaATATATCCACAATCAGTTTGAAAGTGATGTACAATATATTATATACACCGCATGAATATGATATATTgtacatatttaaaatatagttCACTAAAACTAGATTTCATGCGCATGAATATGATATATTgtacatatttaaaatatagtacACTTAGTACCCTTTTTATAATTCACGGTAAATTCGGTGTTTTTTTTACGACTGTGATTTTCAGTTGTCATAAAATCATAGGTAAATATCAtgtttttaacaaaaattaattcaatatttttttttgtaatttacaaATAACTCAGTAACCTAGTAAATTTAATATCTGTATATTTGATAAAGGTTAAAAAGTcgatgaaatatatttttttttttaaatattatttatttggcaAACGGATTAAAATTAGAGTGgtggataaataaataattttgtcTTAGTTTTGTGGTAAACCGCATATTAATTTTTGAGGAAGAGGATATTTTGTTGTCCTTCTTGGGAGATGCTAacatgtaaattttaaatttttttcttcagaattgcatttgaaaagtttttttagtgaataaaatatatattaaaactctcaagttgtgacaaaaaaaatcttaactCATAATTTTCGCACAAAATAAGACACACTCATAATGGCACACTAGATATTACGACTAAGATAAAAGGCTAAAAGatcacaattaaaaaaataaaatacaataagAATTCTTAAAGTGGCACATCCAAGAAATCCCTACTACAACACTTGAAAAGACAACCGGCTTTGAAAAACAGTTAAAACTCCCACCTCTTTGTTTGAAgctttgtttttaaaatgtatgtATTTAGTATTTACTCATAATTTTAGTTTGTTTGTTAAATATACTATAATTCTTAAATCTTTCCGTATATTATCATTATCTTTTCAACTTTTGCCAATATACGCACCATTGTTTAGAATTGATGCGATTTGATGTTGTATATGCCATATAAGATTGTTTTATATATGTAGACGAATAATTTCATACTGCGTTACCCGTAAATGAGTTGTGAGTTTATTTGACAACGGTCGAAAAGATGATAGTATATATGGCAGACATGCTAAAATTGTTGATAGATATATTTTGCCttttaacaattaatttaaaattaccaatgggagttggtccaagtggtaagcggcttgttatcgcttaagtaaggtctcgggtttgagtccttgtgaatgcagaaaattcccactggaagactcacccaccatgccaggtgcgcgacacgggtcagatccggattagtcagggcgaaatcttggaaaccggatgggcttaccaaaaaaattgatttaaaattctTAACCTGTTAATTTCGTTTACTACTGTGGACTACGCTAGCCCTACCATGAAGTAGTTACAGAAAGACAAACAAGTTAGAGTACCCACCATTCACCATTTTCTAAGCAATCTTCTAAATAAGACTTTCTCTTGTCTTTCTCTTCTTCATCAAATTCTCTCCTTCTACTATCAAATCAAATCTCAATCTTTCCATGTATTAATGGAGCAAGCAAGATGCTGGATGTGGACTAAGCAAAACCCTAATAGATTGAGCAGTTCTCATCTTCAAGCATCATCATATGAAGATTCATGGGAAGAACAAGCTTTTGCAGAAGATGCAGCTGGTCCTTTAGGAGGTTGTATATGGCCACCAAGATCTTATTCTTGCAGCTTTTGTAAGAGAGAATTTAGGTCTGCTCAAGCTCTTGGTGGTCATATGAATGTCCATAGAAGAGATAGAGCAAGACTTAAACAATCTCCACCTGAAAATGAAATTCTTCCTCTTCAAAATCATAgcaatttgtttcaaaatccTTATACTTCTTTGGGTTTTCCATACCCATCTCATCAGATTTGTTCTTTGGTTtgtaaccctaaccctaattctGATCCTACTTTTAGTAAGGTTTCATCAATCTCCCCTATTCAAGATAATTGCCATGAAATGAATTTCTTCCCTAGTTTTTCTGCTTCTACTACTAAAGAAGAAAACCATAAGAGCTCTTATAGATCTCCGACTATGGATCGATACTACGACGTTGTTTCGGATCCTGAGAGTGAAAAAGAGAAGAATTTGACAATTCTAGAATCAGGATGTAGGGCTAAAGTGGATAATTATGTCAAGACGGATCTATCTGTGAGTTTAAACTTAGTTGTTCGAAGAACTCGACCAACGATATCTAACGGTCATGACGAACACGACGATGAGGGCGCTATAAGCTGCAAAAGAAGGAGAATCAGTACTTCATCAGTGCCCTTCTTCATGAAGTCAAATTTATCAACTGATAAACATCATGTCGGGTCAGAGTTATTCGGAATTAGTCCTTTCTCTATAGAGGAATTGGATCTTGAACTCAGGCTTGGCGACAGGCCAAAGGTAAAATAGTTGCAGAGTACTTCGAAGTTATCATATgggtattattattattattgccgTATATTGCTTACAATTCTCTTTTCAATGCTGTTAATGTTGAAATCTTTCTTTTGAGTGCTTACGAATTCCTACAAAACGTGCAtgtaatgacaaaaaaaaaaacatataactTGCTCAGATTAGTACTTCTACATATATACATCATATTGGTTCCATCGATCATTTCTAAAATTATGCACACTTAACAGCTAAAAGGGTTGCCGACAAATTTATGTAGTTTAATGGAGTTAaaaagccaaaaatttatagtttttagaACTCgattcaaatcttttaaaagttgtaaatATATGGCAATTTGACCAATTCGTTAGAAATCTATTCAATTTTCCGAAATTGATCTAATTTtgccaattttattttattctcttctgcttgttttttgtttatttatataataaagctttataaaaattgaaggtTTAATATATATGAAATGGAAAAACTAGggcatttatttttgttatggaGCAAACTggttttcatttttaacctaattagAATTTTCTTTGAAAATTCTGCTTGTTTCTCAATAAAAGAACTCTTATTggacatgttttttttattcggCCTGCTGGTAGAACTTGACGGAATATATGTCCGCTTGTGTAATAAGTTGCATGTGAGAGAAATAGAGAGAGAGATCATTAATGTCTTTTAGGTTAAAACTGAAGAAACTGACTATAAAATTTGCATGGAAAAGAGTAGAAAAACAGCACTATTTCCCATCTCAGTACTACTTTCACTGACATTCTATCAGAATTATTCAACTAAACTAACCCACAAAACACACACAGATTAAGTCAGATACATTACAACATCGATTCCCTTTTCTGTttgtactattatttttaatattattatcaatCAGATCTGTTTCAGTGTAGTTTCAATTCAGTTTCATTCCCCACATAACTCCACTTGCTTGTGTTCTACTTAATCACTTTTTGTGACTCACACTCTCTCTCCCAATTCTTCATAATCCCTCCAAAATTTGTATACCTACTCCGAGAATCACTTCATTTAAGTATTGCATATTGTATTATTTCAGGCATTTTTTTATTGACAAAGAGAATATAATCTCATCATGATTCATGGACATTGTTTATGCATCTTTTGGTTTTTTCTTCTCATTATGAATAgtttatagatatatatatccTCTTGATAACATATCCCCGTATGCCAAAATAATTAAGGAATTTATTAATCATATTATATAGTACTattaaaataaacacaaaagaTAACTATGAAGCGCTTAGATTAACTTGGAAATAGTTTTTCTAGTTTTACTAGAGATTTCAAATTACAGTCCTGGGTATACAATAACATATATCCACCTTAAGTCTGGAGTAGGCTTCAGTCTGGACTGCTGTTCGAGATTTTGGAAGTttccaattatttttaaaattttcaaagaaaaggagatatattttaaaatgaaactaaGACAAGATGAGAGTTAAGCCCGACTACCGAGAATAAATAAGGTAAATGATCAGATAAAATTTAGTTTGGGCTGAAAACAAATCTCGATTACGCCACTGCTACCACACATGCAATCATGTCCGACTCAAATTGGAATTAGTCTATATTATTAgctaaataatacgtaaaatagaaattaaaaatgtcTAATTATTTTCCAAGAAATATGAATATCAGTGATCTAATAATGGatggataaataaaaaaaatgcacaaAGATAGAGAGtatcaattaacaattaaactTTGAGCCCGCTTgtcaaaaccctaaccctagacTCTATTACCTAGAAGGAAAACCTACAAAGAATTATCATAAAGGAAAAGGCACGGTCATTTTATCAACTTCCATTAATGGGAAATTTGAAAGAACATGCCCTTGACTTTAATCAAGTTTCAGGGAAACTGAGAGTGAACTTATGAACATACAGAAGGAATTTAAGTCATACCCAACAAAAAACTTCCATTAAAGGCCAAGAACTCAAGTTGTTTTTAATGAAATTGAAGCCATTTTTCATGTGGATTTTTTTGTCCATTACGATGGATCATGCATGTGATAGAAATGGCTATGGTAGTAGTAAAGATTGGTCTGATGAGGAAACTGGGATTGCTTGCATTGGTTTCTACGAACTAGTACAAATCTGTGTAAGAGAGTTTAAAGTTGATTGGTTGAGATTTGTCTGCATTAGGGTTATGAGTTGGACAGGTTAATTGGTTTGCGAGGTCTGAATCTCATATAATTTCATGCAGAGTGGCAGAAGTAGTGCACATGGGCGTGAAATGTCGTTTTTCTGTTTCTTTAAGTAGTTTAGCTTGAGTGGTTTTTCAAAGTTTAAAGGAATTTTTGTAATTCCAAATTATTGTTTAGGGAAtaagaatatttaaaatattaattaatataga
This region of Mercurialis annua linkage group LG1-X, ddMerAnnu1.2, whole genome shotgun sequence genomic DNA includes:
- the LOC126660308 gene encoding uncharacterized protein LOC126660308, translated to MTSLSVVVGLTANTSTVFPLQQEPLEVYCAFRTRISSPFLILLFFQADRVARWSAILPELQTDLLCFLVGDFNEILLPTERLNCSSYSTGMIQFGDFIQASNLIEVNLQGHLFTWNNNHSRSKIDRCFLSANAFILWLNLSLSTLGPKPFKSINAWWSNSSFHEFVANSWRDISASPGIDGLASKLRLLRQLIKTWNVNCFGNLNTRYEETQTSIDNLETSADSRPLSDQEVAELMSLRGELNSVSKQQKSLWYQKSRLNWNFFGDRNSKFFHTVASVHSSNNLVSEIVVENQRFTTPETIKLNVHLYYKDLFKSPVKIDFSLDSLPIQRLTVEQAASLSAQFSEEEIFLTLLGCEYNKAPGPDGFNYFFYKKAWKIIKHDILELFNNFHHTGAFPADLNTAFLVLIPNRKGATDIKDFWPISLINGVFKLLSKVLANRLSPLLPLLISENQFVFIKGRNIHDCHMLASDLIHLVHIRKESSSQLSVLVNGSPSKNSTMHRGVRQGDPIFPMFFVLAVEGLKALFEKAIDLGLLDGIHVDGYAVPISILQFADDTHLFVPKDLKMISSIIGINVDDNSLDEASRILNCKIEKLSITYLGLPLSLKPVKAKKWDPVIRTFLLNERVVLSLERLMRRFLWNESVSSAWFSKVSWIDVCLPFTEGGLNITPLRTKNQSLLLEWIWKLITADKNSFWFLVISCSSGFKNWFDLEEIAAQRLSHLWKGIVSVCFKNSQVRDLFLSHLGSRICSGSNTRFWHDSWADASALLHLFPDLFQLSRGPQLSQRGLRLGEQEQFQSLHNLISDRTPSSSGTTDVFNWQGKSFSSAAFNSAWFNASRHQVSCYGRFWKFKLPPRINFFMWLLARDRISSNIMLIHRGVSLINASCTFCSEDETSIHIILHCRFAWHTWNPVLKRCNITWSAPNSIHQFFDFWSSLCNRRFRYLWQTIWFFFIWELWKVRNKRVFSQDYMDNDTLVYQTICKAVIFYKDNNKGFDYSANDVYRNLSFFCNFL
- the LOC126679650 gene encoding zinc finger protein 10 codes for the protein MEQARCWMWTKQNPNRLSSSHLQASSYEDSWEEQAFAEDAAGPLGGCIWPPRSYSCSFCKREFRSAQALGGHMNVHRRDRARLKQSPPENEILPLQNHSNLFQNPYTSLGFPYPSHQICSLVCNPNPNSDPTFSKVSSISPIQDNCHEMNFFPSFSASTTKEENHKSSYRSPTMDRYYDVVSDPESEKEKNLTILESGCRAKVDNYVKTDLSVSLNLVVRRTRPTISNGHDEHDDEGAISCKRRRISTSSVPFFMKSNLSTDKHHVGSELFGISPFSIEELDLELRLGDRPKVK